In one window of Bemisia tabaci chromosome 6, PGI_BMITA_v3 DNA:
- the LOC109041256 gene encoding neprilysin-4 isoform X2 encodes MNENADTASNKGTCLCCKLEVSENTGRLHFVIRWCGSFDNKRTWRQRRMKLILLFPFSFFIIISIAFLCCETLKMVTPDLLTPPQPVPMVVSQYDADLLEHTISTKSDLLEDLLKTKCIPSSSYFTQLRKKRELRPDTLGNPKYGTYQSSVSSDPISQHKLAPRWFVSSESLPLLKENDIIPKSQKLLNSTTKSIQESDEPFDATNQEQNQDPSENSEKAQEAATTVPNYIDQADQTHDSSPDIQNAENIDWVLKTKPLNFKTTPAIERENQTEEIQRQKPTVLSTISDSVPAIQHAFWKGEGTKNMILEMQGKLMRQYMDTDADPCQDFYQYSCGNWGRLNPIPQDKAAFDTFEMLRESLDSVLKELLEAKPLPDEAESHLKAKNLYSSCINYEVLAERAEKPLIDLLDKLGGWPILRPGWDASSFDWIAQMAQLRSYNNDILISEWVGPDIKNSDEYIIQFDQTSLGLPTRDYYLQSSNLIYLAAYRNYLIKIATLLGASPDNVTAQADEIISFEIDLAEITSAPDERRNVSELYRRLSVAELSSLVPEIDWQRYLSIVLNRPCNASEPVVIFALRYVQDLVVLLAKTPPRTISNYLLWRFVRHRVNNLDDRFQEVKQRFYFILFGREKAPPRWKNCVAQVNSNMGMALGAMFVKRYFDENSKDDTLVMTKEIQQAFQEILNETTWIDIETKKLASEKIDAMMLRIGYPNFILDKAELNHHYKDVEIESDKYFENTLNILQHLTRVEQSHLGTPVNKSQWWNSAPAIVNAYYSRNKNQIMFPAGILQPPFYHRHFPRSLNYGGIGVVIGHEITHGFDDKGRLFDKSGNLHRWWKDEAISNFHEKALCLIEQYSKYVVSEVSMQIDGINTQGENIADNGGIKQAFRAYKKWLKTNNGADETLPGLNATGLQLFFLNFAQVWCGNTRPEATRNKLKTAVHSPGRFRVIGTLSNSKDFSEVFNCPLGSPMNPVKKCSVW; translated from the exons ATGAATGAAAATGCAGATACCGCCTCCAATAAAGGAACTTGTTTATGCTGTAAACTTGAAGTGTCAGAAAACACAGGCAGACTCCA TTTTGTTATCAGGTGGTGTGGTTCCTTTGATAACAAGAGGACCTGGAGGCAGAGACGAATGAAGCTAATCCTCCTTTTCCCGTTTAGCTTTTTCATCATAATATCCATTGCATTTCTCTGTTGTGAAACATTGAAAATGGTAACACCGGATCTCCTTACTCCACCACAACCAGTTCCAATGG TGGTCAGTCAGTATGATGCTGACCTTCTGGAACATACAATTTCTACCAAGTCTGATCTCCTCGAGGATTTATTGAAGACTAAGTGCATACCTTCATCTTCATACTTTACGCAActacggaaaaaaagagaactCAGACCTGATACTCTTGGCAATCCTAAGTACGGCACATATCAA AGCAGCGTTTCAAGCGATCCAATTTCTCAACATAAGTTAGCCCCAAGGTGGTTTGTGAGTTCTGAATCATTGCCATTGCTGAAAGAGAATGACATAATACCAAAATCTCAGAAACTACTAAACAGCACCACCAAGAGCATCCAAGAAAGCGATGAG CCTTTTGATGCAACAAATCAAGAGCAGAATCAAGATCCaagtgaaaattctgaaaaagctCAAGAAGCTGCAACGACAGTTCCTAATTATATTGACCAGGCAGACCAAACGCATGACTCAAGTCC GGATATTCAAAATGCAGAAAACATAGATTGGGTGTTAAAAACCAAACCTCTAAATTTCAAAACCACTCCTGCCATTGAGAGAGAAAATCAGACGGAAGAAATACAAAGGCAAAAACCTACAGTTCTTTCTACTATATCGGATAGTGTTCCTGCAATACAGCATGCATTCTGGAAGGGAGAGGGAaccaaaaatatgattttggaAATGCAAG gaaaattgatgAGACAATATATGGACACTGATGCTGATCCATGCCAAGATTTCTATCAATATTCTTGTGGCAACTGGGGACGACTGAATCCAATTCCACAAGATAAAGCCGCCTTTGATACATTTGAAATGTTAAGAGAATCTTTAGATTCTGTCCTGAAAGAACTTCTTGAAGCCAAACCTCTACCGGATGAGGCAGAATCACATTTAAAAGCCAAAAATTTATACTCGTCTTGCATTAACTATG AAGTTTTAGCGGAGCGTGCTGAAAAACCGCTTATTGATCTCCTTGACAAGTTGGGAGGTTGGCCCATCCTTAGACCAGGATGGGACGCATCAAGCTTTGACTGGATAGCACAGATGGCTCAACTACGTTCATACAATAATGATATTCTGATTTCTGAGTGGGTTGGACCAGACATAAAAAACTCAGACGAATATATAATTCAG tttGATCAAACAAGTTTGGGATTGCCTACCCGAGATTACTATTTACAGTCGTCAAATTTAATCTATCTGGCTGCCTATAGAAATTATCTAATAAAAATTGCCACTTTGCTTGGAGCCTCACCAGATAATGTAACAGCCCAAGCAGATGAaattatttcttttgaaattgacCTAGCGGAG attacATCTGCTCCTGATGAGCGTCGAAATGTTAGTGAGTTGTACCGGAGACTTTCGGTGGCTGAATTAAGTTCACTGGTTCCAGAAATCGATTGGCAACGTTACTTATCTATTGTTCTAAACAGGCCTTGTAATGCATCAGAGCCTGTTGTAATTTTTGCACTTCGATATGTTCAAGATCTCGTGGTACTGTTGGCCAAAACTCCGCCCAG GACTATCTCAAATTATTTACTGTGGAGATTTGTCCGGCATAGAGTGAATAACCTGGATGATCGATTCCAAGAAGTGAAACAaagattttatttcattttgttcGGCCGTGAAAAAGCTCCGCCCAGATGGAAAAATTGTGTCGCACAAGTCAATAGTAACATGGGTATGGCATTAGGAGCTATGTTTGTTAAAcgttattttgatgaaaacagTAAAGACGAT ACATTGGTTATGACGAAAGAAATTCAGCAGGCATTCCAAGAAATTCTAAATGAAACTACTTGGATTGACATAGAAACTAAAAAGCTTGCTTCGGAGAAAATTGATGCTATGATGTTGAGAATCGGATATCCTAACTTTATTCTGGATAAAGCAGAGCTCAATCATCATTACAAAGAT GTGGAAATTGAATCAGATAAATATTTCGAAAACACTCTGAATATTTTACAACATTTAACGAGAGTTGAGCAATCTCATCTTGGGACTCCTGTGAATAAGTCTCAGTGGTGGAACTCAGCTCCTGCAATCGTTAATGCCTATTACAGTCgtaataaaaatcaaataa TGTTTCCTGCTGGCATTTTACAACCTCCTTTCTATCATCGACATTTCCCTAGGAGTTTGAACTACGGAGGAATTGGTGTTGTAATTGGTCATGAGATCACGCATGGTTTTGATGACAAAGGCCGTCTTTTTGATAAGAGTGGCAACCTGCATCGATGGTGGAAAGATGAAGCTATCAgtaattttcacgaaaaagcgCTATGTCTGATTG AACAGTACAGCAAATATGTAGTTTCCGAAGTTAGCATGCAGATAGATGGAATCAATACTCAAGGGGAAAACATTGCGGATAATGGTGGCATTAAACAAGCTTTCAGA GCTTACAAGAAATGGCTAAAAACCAACAATGGTGCTGATGAGACTTTACCAGGACTTAACGCCACAGGCCTTCAgttatttttcctgaattttgcacAAGTGTGGTGTGGGAATACAAGACCAGAGGCTAccagaaataaattgaaaactgCTGTACATTCGCCAGGAAGATTTCG GGTCATAGGTACACTATCTAACAGTAAAGATTTCTCGGAGGTGTTCAACTGTCCACTAGGATCTCCCATGAACCCAGTCAAAAAATGTTCTGTGTGGTGA
- the LOC109041256 gene encoding neprilysin-4 isoform X1 translates to MNENADTASNKGTCLCCKLEVSENTGRLHASSFVIRWCGSFDNKRTWRQRRMKLILLFPFSFFIIISIAFLCCETLKMVTPDLLTPPQPVPMVVSQYDADLLEHTISTKSDLLEDLLKTKCIPSSSYFTQLRKKRELRPDTLGNPKYGTYQSSVSSDPISQHKLAPRWFVSSESLPLLKENDIIPKSQKLLNSTTKSIQESDEPFDATNQEQNQDPSENSEKAQEAATTVPNYIDQADQTHDSSPDIQNAENIDWVLKTKPLNFKTTPAIERENQTEEIQRQKPTVLSTISDSVPAIQHAFWKGEGTKNMILEMQGKLMRQYMDTDADPCQDFYQYSCGNWGRLNPIPQDKAAFDTFEMLRESLDSVLKELLEAKPLPDEAESHLKAKNLYSSCINYEVLAERAEKPLIDLLDKLGGWPILRPGWDASSFDWIAQMAQLRSYNNDILISEWVGPDIKNSDEYIIQFDQTSLGLPTRDYYLQSSNLIYLAAYRNYLIKIATLLGASPDNVTAQADEIISFEIDLAEITSAPDERRNVSELYRRLSVAELSSLVPEIDWQRYLSIVLNRPCNASEPVVIFALRYVQDLVVLLAKTPPRTISNYLLWRFVRHRVNNLDDRFQEVKQRFYFILFGREKAPPRWKNCVAQVNSNMGMALGAMFVKRYFDENSKDDTLVMTKEIQQAFQEILNETTWIDIETKKLASEKIDAMMLRIGYPNFILDKAELNHHYKDVEIESDKYFENTLNILQHLTRVEQSHLGTPVNKSQWWNSAPAIVNAYYSRNKNQIMFPAGILQPPFYHRHFPRSLNYGGIGVVIGHEITHGFDDKGRLFDKSGNLHRWWKDEAISNFHEKALCLIEQYSKYVVSEVSMQIDGINTQGENIADNGGIKQAFRAYKKWLKTNNGADETLPGLNATGLQLFFLNFAQVWCGNTRPEATRNKLKTAVHSPGRFRVIGTLSNSKDFSEVFNCPLGSPMNPVKKCSVW, encoded by the exons ATGAATGAAAATGCAGATACCGCCTCCAATAAAGGAACTTGTTTATGCTGTAAACTTGAAGTGTCAGAAAACACAGGCAGACTCCA TGCCTCCAGTTTTGTTATCAGGTGGTGTGGTTCCTTTGATAACAAGAGGACCTGGAGGCAGAGACGAATGAAGCTAATCCTCCTTTTCCCGTTTAGCTTTTTCATCATAATATCCATTGCATTTCTCTGTTGTGAAACATTGAAAATGGTAACACCGGATCTCCTTACTCCACCACAACCAGTTCCAATGG TGGTCAGTCAGTATGATGCTGACCTTCTGGAACATACAATTTCTACCAAGTCTGATCTCCTCGAGGATTTATTGAAGACTAAGTGCATACCTTCATCTTCATACTTTACGCAActacggaaaaaaagagaactCAGACCTGATACTCTTGGCAATCCTAAGTACGGCACATATCAA AGCAGCGTTTCAAGCGATCCAATTTCTCAACATAAGTTAGCCCCAAGGTGGTTTGTGAGTTCTGAATCATTGCCATTGCTGAAAGAGAATGACATAATACCAAAATCTCAGAAACTACTAAACAGCACCACCAAGAGCATCCAAGAAAGCGATGAG CCTTTTGATGCAACAAATCAAGAGCAGAATCAAGATCCaagtgaaaattctgaaaaagctCAAGAAGCTGCAACGACAGTTCCTAATTATATTGACCAGGCAGACCAAACGCATGACTCAAGTCC GGATATTCAAAATGCAGAAAACATAGATTGGGTGTTAAAAACCAAACCTCTAAATTTCAAAACCACTCCTGCCATTGAGAGAGAAAATCAGACGGAAGAAATACAAAGGCAAAAACCTACAGTTCTTTCTACTATATCGGATAGTGTTCCTGCAATACAGCATGCATTCTGGAAGGGAGAGGGAaccaaaaatatgattttggaAATGCAAG gaaaattgatgAGACAATATATGGACACTGATGCTGATCCATGCCAAGATTTCTATCAATATTCTTGTGGCAACTGGGGACGACTGAATCCAATTCCACAAGATAAAGCCGCCTTTGATACATTTGAAATGTTAAGAGAATCTTTAGATTCTGTCCTGAAAGAACTTCTTGAAGCCAAACCTCTACCGGATGAGGCAGAATCACATTTAAAAGCCAAAAATTTATACTCGTCTTGCATTAACTATG AAGTTTTAGCGGAGCGTGCTGAAAAACCGCTTATTGATCTCCTTGACAAGTTGGGAGGTTGGCCCATCCTTAGACCAGGATGGGACGCATCAAGCTTTGACTGGATAGCACAGATGGCTCAACTACGTTCATACAATAATGATATTCTGATTTCTGAGTGGGTTGGACCAGACATAAAAAACTCAGACGAATATATAATTCAG tttGATCAAACAAGTTTGGGATTGCCTACCCGAGATTACTATTTACAGTCGTCAAATTTAATCTATCTGGCTGCCTATAGAAATTATCTAATAAAAATTGCCACTTTGCTTGGAGCCTCACCAGATAATGTAACAGCCCAAGCAGATGAaattatttcttttgaaattgacCTAGCGGAG attacATCTGCTCCTGATGAGCGTCGAAATGTTAGTGAGTTGTACCGGAGACTTTCGGTGGCTGAATTAAGTTCACTGGTTCCAGAAATCGATTGGCAACGTTACTTATCTATTGTTCTAAACAGGCCTTGTAATGCATCAGAGCCTGTTGTAATTTTTGCACTTCGATATGTTCAAGATCTCGTGGTACTGTTGGCCAAAACTCCGCCCAG GACTATCTCAAATTATTTACTGTGGAGATTTGTCCGGCATAGAGTGAATAACCTGGATGATCGATTCCAAGAAGTGAAACAaagattttatttcattttgttcGGCCGTGAAAAAGCTCCGCCCAGATGGAAAAATTGTGTCGCACAAGTCAATAGTAACATGGGTATGGCATTAGGAGCTATGTTTGTTAAAcgttattttgatgaaaacagTAAAGACGAT ACATTGGTTATGACGAAAGAAATTCAGCAGGCATTCCAAGAAATTCTAAATGAAACTACTTGGATTGACATAGAAACTAAAAAGCTTGCTTCGGAGAAAATTGATGCTATGATGTTGAGAATCGGATATCCTAACTTTATTCTGGATAAAGCAGAGCTCAATCATCATTACAAAGAT GTGGAAATTGAATCAGATAAATATTTCGAAAACACTCTGAATATTTTACAACATTTAACGAGAGTTGAGCAATCTCATCTTGGGACTCCTGTGAATAAGTCTCAGTGGTGGAACTCAGCTCCTGCAATCGTTAATGCCTATTACAGTCgtaataaaaatcaaataa TGTTTCCTGCTGGCATTTTACAACCTCCTTTCTATCATCGACATTTCCCTAGGAGTTTGAACTACGGAGGAATTGGTGTTGTAATTGGTCATGAGATCACGCATGGTTTTGATGACAAAGGCCGTCTTTTTGATAAGAGTGGCAACCTGCATCGATGGTGGAAAGATGAAGCTATCAgtaattttcacgaaaaagcgCTATGTCTGATTG AACAGTACAGCAAATATGTAGTTTCCGAAGTTAGCATGCAGATAGATGGAATCAATACTCAAGGGGAAAACATTGCGGATAATGGTGGCATTAAACAAGCTTTCAGA GCTTACAAGAAATGGCTAAAAACCAACAATGGTGCTGATGAGACTTTACCAGGACTTAACGCCACAGGCCTTCAgttatttttcctgaattttgcacAAGTGTGGTGTGGGAATACAAGACCAGAGGCTAccagaaataaattgaaaactgCTGTACATTCGCCAGGAAGATTTCG GGTCATAGGTACACTATCTAACAGTAAAGATTTCTCGGAGGTGTTCAACTGTCCACTAGGATCTCCCATGAACCCAGTCAAAAAATGTTCTGTGTGGTGA
- the Slh gene encoding protein sly1 homolog → MATIKERQTAALRQMLNLNESQPSTISYEPVWKVLVYDRFGQDIILPLISVKELRELGVTLYVQLHSDRDPIPDVPAIYFCMPSEENLDRIRQDFQNGIYDMYHLNFISAISRQKLEDLAAAAFHSNCVASINKVFDQYLNFISLEDDLFILRQQDCSAVSYYAMNKGDIKDSEMEAIMDTIVESLFSVFVTMSAIPVIRSPKGNAAEMVAEKLDKKLRENLRDSRNSLFLGDVSGAYNFQRPLLIILDRNLDMATPLHHTWTYQALIHDVLDLSLNKVVVKEASGKSPGGGARSKAKACHLDNTDSFWVAHKASPFPIVAEAIQEELEQLRASEDEVKNLKAAMGVDNDNEAAFTVMDSTAKLTSAVSSLPQHLEKKRLIDTHTTIATAVLNSIKSRRLDTLFELEEKIMSRASLDRSIMDIITDPESGTSEDKIRMFIIYYICNSQMSEVEFDHYCSALKDQGCELEAIMYIKRWKAYVKMAAAPNQYTGGGTKTVSMFSKLVSQGSSFVMEGVKNLVIKRHNLPVTRIVDEIMEGREADGQYRYFDPKQLRPVNDPPRSNLSQFTQAIVFIVGGGNYIEYQNLIDYAKGKWSTNPSSGISSSKKVIYGASTLDNAKQFLKQLSTLGQELR, encoded by the coding sequence ATGGCCACAATTAAGGAAAGACAGACAGCTGCTTTGAGGCAAATGCTGAACTTGAATGAATCGCAGCCATCTACCATATCTTACGAGCCAGTGTGGAAAGTGCTAGTTTATGACCGTTTTGGACAAGATATAATTTTACCTTTAATTTCTGTCAAGGAGCTGCGCGAATTGGGTGTTACACTATATGTTCAACTTCATTCTGATCGAGATCCTATTCCTGATGTCCCAGCCATATACTTCTGTATGCCGTCGGAGGAAAACTTGGACAGGATCAGGCAAGACTTCCAAAATGGAATTTATGACATGTACCACCTAAATTTCATATCTGCCATCTCAAGACAAAAACTTGAGGACCTTGCTGCTGCTGCTTTTCACTCTAACTGTGTCGCAAGTATAAACAAAGTATTTGATCAGTATTTGAATTTTATATCCTTAGAAGATGATCTGTTCATCTTGCGTCAGCAAGACTGTAGCGCAGTTTCATATTATGCAATGAACAAGGGTGATATCAAGGATTCTGAAATGGAAGCAATCATGGACACTATTGTAGAGAGTCTCTTCTCGGTGTTTGTAACaatgagtgcgattccagtcATCAGAAGCCCAAAAGGAAATGCAGCTGAAATGGTTGCAGAGAAACTTGATAAGAAGTTGCGTGAAAATCTCAGAGATTCGAGAAACAGCCTTTTTCTGGGAGACGTCTCCGGAGCGTATAATTTTCAACGGCCCTTGCTCATCATTCTTGATCGGAATTTAGATATGGCAACGCCACTTCACCACACTTGGACCTATCAAGCATTAATTCATGATGTCCTTGACCTGTCGTTAAACAAAGTTGTTGTGAAAGAAGCAAGTGGCAAGTCTCCTGGTGGAGGGGCGCGGAGTAAAGCCAAAGCCTGCCACCTCGACAATACAGACTCTTTTTGGGTTGCTCATAAAGCAAGTCCATTCCCTATTGTGGCTGAAGCAATTCAAGAAGAACTAGAGCAACTGAGAGCATCAGAAGATGAAGTGAAAAACTTGAAAGCCGCAATGGGTGTAGACAATGACAACGAAGCCGCATTCACCGTAATGGATAGTACTGCTAAACTCACCTCCGCTGTTAGTTCTCTACCTCAACACCTAGAAAAGAAACGGCTCATTGATACTCATACGACTATTGCAACTGCTGTTTTGAATTCCATCAAGTCTCGCCGTTTGGATACTTTGTTCGAATTAGAGGAAAAGATTATGTCACGCGCTAGTTTAGATCGGTCAATTATGGACATTATAACTGATCCTGAGTCCGGCACAAGTGAAGATAAAATCAGAATGTTCATCATTTATTATATCTGCAACTCTCAGATGTCTGAAGTTGAGTTTGATCATTACTGCTCAGCTCTCAAAGATCAAGGTTGCGAGCTAGAAGCAATCATGTACATCAAACGGTGGAAAGCCTACGTAAAAATGGCTGCAGCACCTAATCAGTACACAGGAGGTGGAACAAAAACTGTCAGTATGTTTTCAAAGCTAGTCTCTCAAGGGTCATCATTCGTGATGGAAGGAGTGAAAAATCTTGTCATAAAGCGTCACAATCTCCCGGTAACGAGAATCGTTGATGAAATCATGGAGGGTCGAGAGGCTGACGGTCAGTATCGGTACTTTGATCCTAAACAACTTAGGCCTGTAAATGACCCACCTAGATCTAATCTTTCACAATTCACTCAGGCTATCGTATTCATAGTTGGTGGCGGGAATTATATTGAGTATCAGAACTTAATAGATTATGCTAAGGGGAAATGGAGTACAAATCCTAGCAGTGGTATTAGTAGCTCAAAAAAAGTAATATATGGGGCATCAACTTTAGATAATGCTAAAcagtttttaaaacaattgTCAACTCTAGGACAAGAATTGCGCTAA